GGAGGACTGGGCGCGACTGAAGTTGGAGCGCCAGCGCCGTGCCCTAGAGGAGATCGCCGCTCGGCGCCGGGGCCGCGACGAGGGAGGCATCGTCATTCTCGAtgacagcgacgacgacgcgcTGCCGCCGCCGGTCCGCCAGGGCGACCCCGGGCAGGGGTCGAGCAGTGGCGTCCGcgtgaaggaggagaaggacgacgacaACTATGCCTTGTTCAGCGAGTTCTTCGGCCTGTAGTCACGGCCTTGTTTTTTTAAAGTGAATTTTAAGTTTGCTATGTAAAAACTGCTTTAAGTCGTCGAAGTTTATGTCCTGCTTGCCGAATTTTAACCAAGTTTATTTTTAAACAGTTGGAAATAGGCGCCCTGGGGGCGaccctgggggcggcggctgggaccCAAGATCGGCCCCAGGCCGATTTTAGCACCGgttcgcccccaggcggcgatttttcgAGCCGCCTAGGGGGGCGAACGGCTGGAGTTGCTCTAACCAGCCTATCCATTTATATATTGTCTACTCATGTACATATAGATGCACAAAATTGAAGTATTCATCCTCTAGTCTCGCTCTCCTCGCTCCTGTCACAGAGAGACGCACCCGGAGATTGGCTCCTCAAGAACAAAACTGTGTGAGCATGTCTTTAATATATGAAAGTGTTTTCTTCCTTTAAGTTGTTTGTAATGATAACTGATTGGATCGCAATGATGTCCTGCTCAACTGTGACACATGAACAAGAAGCACATGAAGAGCTCAAAAGATAGCTGCCGGATGGTACAGTTGCTACACAAGTTACACGCCACAAGAGACACGGCTCGCAGCTGGGGGGCAGAGCACCTGCCATTGTGCAAAGGGATCCCATGCATATGCATGGCACCCATCAGGAAGAGACGAGTCGTCAGGGTCAGGGACGTGGGACGCGCGTATATCGTCGCATGCACGCCCGCGCACAATCGCACAGGGGCACAGTGCCAAATGCCCTAGTCGGCATTATTAGCTTCTCAGTGAGACAGGCGCCACAGATGAAAGCATCTGGCCGCCATGCGGACGGCCATGCATAAGCTCATCATTCTCGTGCTCTCGTTCACATGCAACTAGCTAGTATGAGGTACCTATGGACTGCCAGCGCCAGACCGGGAGAACATACATATACGTATCATTTAGCATCCTCTTGCTCTTCGACCTTGCAAATTGCAATGCTAGCCCGGGCTAGCCCGGGATTCGTAAGGCATTTCCACTTGTTATACTGTTCTGCTTTTATGTATACTagtactatatatactactcctACTCCCTCTCACGGACATGCAGACAAAGGTCAACGAGAAGTAAATATCAATTCATAAAGGTGCGAGTTATTACCATATTCTTAAGTGCGATTTCTACAGCCCCATGAAAGAGCAGTCACAGATCATTGGCCAGTAAGCACATGCATGCACTATATACTGATTACGTATGCAAGTGAGTACTAGTACATGCCTACCTATATGTTCAAAATCTTGTGTAGCAAAATACTATTTATATAAATTCACCAGAGAAATCAAGGTGGTTACCCACAGAAAATAACGAATCAAGAGAATTATATAATGAGTCAAATTTACAAATTCTTGACCGCACTGCACACACACTAAGTTTCGAGGTAGTCATACTTTTCGACATGTGCAGACAACATTAAGGCGATAGAAACTCATATTACAAGTTTGTCATATATATTTCTTCTCTTTCAACTATTTTCCATCGATAAGCCACACATTGGACATCATGTTTACTAACGAAAACCAACTAGTACTACTTTCAAACTATATATCATGTGATATCAAGGATCTATTTTATATGAATGCACATGAAAATTTCAGTAATTTTGCATGAAATGGCTGAGATTCTTGTTAGTTCCATCCTTCTATACTGGGTCTACAAATATAATAATTGCACCAACTACATACATCACTGCATGTACAGTTCATGTGCAAATTGAATAGTTCAAGAGATCTGAACCATTCAGTATAGACCTTATGTTTATTAACTAGTAGTTAGAAGAACAATTCTGAATAAATTGCAAAATAATAATCATGTATACTTATTTACAAGCCTGCATAATCCGACTCCAATCAGAAAGGTTGCATTTGGACTTAGTTTGAGTCATAGTTTACATTTCCAGATGCACATTAATTAAGCACATGTTATAAGTACGTAGATCATTAGGTAGTACGTAGTTACACCTTAATTATTCGTGGTTCAAATATGATATCCATGGTTCACAGGTACTTCAGTCTTCAACAAATTTCTAACACAAATAGGTGCATTATCATAAACTTATAAACCGTAACACACACCAGTTAAGGATTCAATAGCACTAGAATTAGCTATAAATAGAAGTACACATGTTATACCCCAATACAACAAGATATGTAAGTTGTATTATGATTTGATGTAAAAACAACATAAAAATGATAGGAGTATTAGGTACCAACATATGTTTGGCACATGCCGCATTATATCTTAAGTACGGACAAGCTATATAGAAATTTCATCATTTCTTCAAATTTATATACGTAGATATGTTGACATAATTAATTATTTAAGAGTAAAAATAGATGAACCACCTATTCTTAGTCGCTACATACTTTGCTAAAACAAAATGATTATACTAAACGAAAGAAATATCCCTTAGCCAGGCATCTCAACAGCTGCATACGTGGACATCAAATATACCAAAAATTGCTGACATATTTACAATATATCTTGAGGCACACTATATATCTGGTTCAGTTCATCTTGGCCCATACCCCATGAAACACCCCACGGACAAGTACTTGGCTTTTTCACCGTGGGATCAGGCTTATTAGCATGGCGGCCTCTAGTATACATGAACTAGTATGTATGTTGTTCATTTTGTTGCCACAACAAGACGGATATCCAAATAGCTTAATGATACCAAGTAGATATGGACAAACATATAGCACACGTGTTGTCATTTCATCTTTTCATAACAAAGTTACCAACCTTGTCTGGATGATTGGCTCAAGCTTGAAGGTAAGATCATCTTACCATAAGCCATGTAAGGGCATCTCGAGAGAATGCTACGAAACATAATATGGCACTCGTACCAGAAAAAAATAATATATGCATCAACTATGGTTACTTCAATTTGATGCTTTTTAATTAGTAGTAGTGCCTTTTTGTCCACAGAAAGTGGAGAACATATTGATTTATTGACTTATGAAATACAAACGAGAAGTACATATATTGCATGACAACTAATAGTAGGCTGTTGGAGATTAAGTTAATTTCAACCTACGTATACAACTTATTTGCATTCAAGACAACCAACAATATATCTTGTTTTATTCACACataattagctagctagctagcatgcatgcatgcatgtacatATAGAGGTACGCGCAAGCAAAACAAGAACTTTAGGGGTGGATTAAGTTTACCCTTTTATCGATGTTCAGTGACtcatgtgtttttatgtttttcaATTATGTAAGTAAAGACATTTTATTGGAAGTGGTATTTCCTTTGGCATTAATAGTCTTAAAAAAAAGCATGCCAATGCAATCTCTTGTACAATTTTTTATCTTTTAGAATCATGTCAATCATATAAAACTAGGATTCTATAATATTTTTCCTGTACCTAGTCAAGCATACTGAATCGGCCTTTCCAGTTTCCAGTGTTCTGTTTGGTGTAGGATCAGTCCCAGTCTATGGGGATGCTCTCCTATCACTAAAAAAAGGCACTTTCCCTGAATGTCAGCTAACCTAGCCGTACCTTATGAGACGGCCATGAGTAGAGAAGCAACTACTCGAGCACACACACAACATATATATGTTTAAAAATTCATGGTGCGGTTGTGCTGCATGGACTAAGCATGGAAGAGAGATCGAACCAAAAATAAAACAAAGAGAACTAAGAAGCGGCAGAAACTAACATGTAGGAGATACTGTACTACTTATCCATTCTTTTCGTGGTGGTGCTAGCTAGCGGTGTGTTTCAAGCCAAGCCTCAGTCAAGCTCACCCCTTTTCACCTTCACGCCTTACAATGAACCAAAGGTACGTACTTTAACTCTCGAGAGGTTCAGCAGAGCACCGATCCATCTATTCTGAGTTCCCCAACCCTCCCTGTGCAAAAGAGCTGCGTCCCCTCCTACATGCACCTTGCTAGTTATGGCAGCAGGCCGGCCGGCCTAGTTGCCTTTGCTCCCATCACGCTCTGCGCACATCCGCACACCATGCATGCAGTCCTAGCTACCCACCGCAGTGAAAAAGAAAAGGTGCTCCGTGCTGCGATCGATGGAAGCAAAACAGCAGAAGCCACAGGAAGAAGAGGTTCGAAGATGAAGAGAGGGAGCTGCCGCTGCTGCCACTGCCAAGTGCCAACAATCGCACAGCTCCTCACTGTTGCTACTCCAACTGCAACAGTGAGGGGGGTTCGTACTACGTACCGAGGTCCCCCATAAATTCCAAGCGATCGTACAAAGAAGTTATGACCAGTGCCCCTCTTTACAGACTGCCACGACCATAAAGATCTCTTGgactgtgtgcatgcatgcactccTCAAGGCCCAGACAATCCAAACTATACAAGATTTGGCCCACTCCATGGGCTTAATTCCGTGTTCCCTCCGGCTCTCACAATGGGGCGAAAAAAAAATGGTACGGCGACTACGTACGCACACTGTCTACTCTCTACAATGGCGATACAGGACTACTGTACGAACGAGTATGATACATGCAGCTACAGATGTGGCGCACAGGAGAAACACAGTGCGGTACAGTGGTGGTAGGAAAAGGTAGCGGCAAAAAGGCGAAATAAAAGGAATGTGCAGACCTTCCTTCCGGCCGTAAATATGAGATCGATGATGAGCAGTAAAGAACGGAATGTGTTTTTAAGATCTCACCTGCGAAAATATAATGTCGATCGCTGTTCGGACTTGTCTCTTGCTGCTGCATGCGTGAGGGCTTAACGCGCCATCCAAGTACCGTCGACTTGTGCGGATATTTGATCTACCAGAATATCAGTTCACAAGTAATAGCATGATATAGGAAATTACAAGGACCCCTCTTATCTAGCGACCGTTCGCTGGGAGGGTTTGGCATTTGCAAACGATTTGACCACAGTTTTAGTGAGTCAAGGGGTGACAGTTTCTTCAGAACAACCTGTCATTTTCTAGAATGAAGGCTAAAAAATGTCACGTTGTTATGAAAAAACTGTCACCCTCGATATGACTAAAACTATCAGGAAAAATGTTTGAAATGCTATGCTCTCCCACCAGGTAGCTTTTCTGAATTATTAATGTGTAGTGCTGGTTTCCATGGATTCAACTCGTATCTCTCATACTCCCTCAGTCTCTTTTTATTCCGTATATAAGATTTGTTTAAAGTTAAACTACATAAAGTTTTTTCTGCAAAAAAACTCCATCAAGTTTGACCAAAGATCATATTAAAAATATCAACATTTACAATACTTTAGTTCTatatatgaaaattaatttgatgatgaatctaatgatgttGGTTTTGTACCATGAATGTTGATATGTTTTCATACAAAATTGGTTAAACTTAACGAAGTTTGGCTTCAGATaaattttatatgcagactaaaaataaaaaaggaagTATACTATATAAGACCGTGAACAAAATTTTGCACACGGGCAAATAATGTTATCATATGTATGAAATGGGCATGAGATATTGCTGAACATGGGCAAGTATTGAAGCACAAGCAAATGGAGGGGAAAATAATGGTGGACAAGAGATGACATTGATTTGAGGGAAAAACATTAATCTGCCTAAGCTTAATTTCTTTATGACTTCTCAAACCAACACAAAAATTTCAAGTGCCGAAAAGGGGGCAAATGTTAAATCCCTAGGTGCCGCTATCATCAAAAGGTTATAACTGAATCACATGAGAAGTGAGACGACGAGAAGAACTGAAAATCAAATGGTAGAAGAAAGAAAGAATCGCAGAACTTTCCTTTAGGTCACAGATCGAGATCCAAGCCCGAATGCGCCTCCCTCttggaagacgacgacgacgacggagaCGATGCCTCGGCACCGGCACCGTGCGAGGGGAACTCTAGCAGCCTCAGCGTATGGTCCCTTGGCCGCCATGCTGATGCGGGCATCTGCAATGGCAGTGCACTGCCATAATTGCTCGACTCGCCCCCGCCATCGCCGGGATGCTGCGGGTTGTCAAGGTTCACGCCGAACAAGCGCACGCGCTTCTTGGTTGCCGTCGTCGGGCTTTCGATTACCGGCACCGAGTCGAGCACCACTGGGGACCCGGCGGCACTTACGCCGGCGCCGCTGCCTTGTTGTTGCACCGTGaagtgcagcggcggcggcgggcgcggcacgAGGAGTGGCGCTGGTGTGTGCAGAGGCATCCTGGCGGCCGAGCCGAAGAGGATGACCTGCCTCCCCATTGTGGGGTAACTGGGGTTCATGCCGCGGAAGTCGAAGCCCTGACGGAGACGGTGCTCGTAGAGCGTGGCTGGCGGCGAGGGCGGCATGAAGAACCCTCTGCCGCCGGCGCCGAGGCCCCACGGGCTGTAGTGCGACGTTAGCGGCATCGGAAGCGGGAGGCGGGGCAAGCGGAGCGGGTCTCTGGTGTCGGCTCGGCGCTTCCAGTCGATGAAGAGGCGGTGTCGCACGGCCTCGCCGGCGCCGCGGGAGAAGGAGACGGTGTCCCCAGCGTCGAGGCGCTTCTCCTTGACGAAGCGGCTCCACCCTTTGGTCATGACGTAGCTCTGGCTGCTGTTCCAGTAGGAATAGCGGAAGCGCCATGGCTTCCCGGCGCTGTCCTCGAAGTTGAGCAGGAGGCCCTTCTCGTTGGCCGCCGAGTCCAGCGGGAAGTACTTCTCGGCGTACTGCTTGGGGATGACCAGCCGGTTCAGCTTCCCCACGTCGCTCGGCGTCACCACCTTGTCGAACATGTGCTccttctccgccgcctccgccacgccgccgcccccgctcccCGACGCTCCGGCGTCATCCCCAGACCGAAAGGGAGGGCTACTTCCATATGGCGATGCAGACGCGGACGCTGACGCGAGTGTCGAGGCCGACGCAGAAGCAGAAGGtgcggcggcgctggtggcggccGCGGCCGTCATGAAAGGGATCTCGCGCATCGacgcctcttcctgctcctcctccacctcctctcctTTAGAAAACCTACTGCTTGTCGCAGTAAACTCCATGTATGTATGCTTGGATATTTCTTCCCGTGGATTATTGCGGCATCCCGATTCGCCAACTAGAGGAGAGGAGGATGACCAGATCTTGAGAAGAAGCAAGCAACTACAAAAGAGAGCTTCCTCAGCTGCTGCCCAGTGGTTCTTCGGATCGGAGCGAGAAAGCAACAATCCTGGATCCTTCTTCTTGTTGCCCCTTGCTGGCTTCTGCCGAGACCAGCAGCTTGGCCTGGTGCTCGAGAATAGACACTGCGGCTGCAGCAGAGCTGCGCTAGCTATAGCATATAGGTTGGGCACTACTAGAGAGGGGATCCACCTATGTATGCGTGTATGTATTGTTTTTTCTCCTAAGAAATTCTATATCAATCTTGAGCTGTGTTCGCACCGTGGGAGGCGAGCAGAGGGGAATTGGCTGGGCCGGCATGCATTGACGCGCGCGCACTGCACGCCTAGCTGCTAGCTAGCTTTGGGATGTGGCAGGGATGGATGGAATGAAGACGGGGATGGCCGGCAATATGGATCGATGGAGACGGCCGGGGAGGTTGGTGGGTGCTGGGTGGGCGCGCGCCCGCGTGGCCAATATTTGTGGCTGGCGCTGCTGCAGTTCGATCCTCCCGCAAGGGGGGGAGGAGACTGAGCTGCCCTAGCTACAGATTCCTTGAACTCGACTAGCTAGTGGAGGTGGCAGCCGCTTATCGAAATGAAGCGAGTCATCTCGCCGTGTTTTTTCCCCTCTCGCCCCCCTTTCCCCTCTTCCGTACTATAGCTTCTTTCCAGGAGCTTCATCAACCTTGGTTTTTTCTCAAGCACTTTATTTTGTTTCTCTTTGTGAAAGAAGGTGTGTGGTTTTTTGCAGCGTTGCGAGCATAGAGATCGAGCTAGAGAAAGAGCTGGGAAAAGTGGGGTGTACTGTGCAACGTAGTGTGTAGTAGCTTTATAAAGGGCAGAGGGCGGTGGGGGCCCATGGATCGCGCTGGGTTGGGCTCATGTGAGCGCTCGTCCTCGTCACCATACGGGTATACGTATACATCAAATATCACTCACACGCCTGCCTACGGGCGTAGCTGCAGCTACTGTGCCTAGCTCTCGTGTAGGCAAGTTCCTAGGCTGGTCCTCCCGGTGCGTACCCGTCGATCCATCAAGGGGGGttttctcataataattgcatgatGTGGAAGGAGAAGATCTCGTCTGCCTCGACGGTGTTTGAACACCATAATTTTTGTGTGGCTTGTCATGGGCCAACGGGCGAGGAATTTCGATCGGTAGGAATGCGGTCGCATTGGATGTTTCTATTCTGGCAATCGGGCATTCGGAGTTAAGCTGGCGTAAGGACACTCCAAGGTCAATGTATGTTTTGGATTCTCCTGATTTGGATGAGGAGGACGCCGGTGTTACCCATGAGTCCATGGCGGTCATCTTCTCTCCCATCTAACCAACGAGAGTCCCCATCTTACAATATGTTGATGACACTGATATTTTTGTGAAAAACATGGTATGGCCAAATTGCCACCAACATGAAGTTCATCATTTGTTTGTTCAAACAACTATCTATACTTAAGATAAGTTTTCACAAAAGTGATTAGTTAGGTTTTGGAAACACCAATAAGATTCCCATCCACTTCGGAAAACTACAAAATAAAGAccagaagatcattgatgacaagCTTTTGACCTATGGGGCACTTCTTGTCCTAATCAACGCCACCACGATTAGCTTGTGAGTGTTCATGCTAtccttttttttttgaggaattcaTGCTATCCTTCTTTCAAATACCGAGGGAGGTGAGGAAAAGATTGGATGTTCTTTAGATAGTGATTCTTCTAGATGGTCTTGGGATATAAGACCTGAAAGACAAGAACAAGTGCCTGCTCAACAAATGATAGTTCAAGTCACTTTAGAGGAAATTGTTTGGCAGGGTTTGCTGACTAAGAAATATATACACTCAAAGATGACTTTAGATACATGTAAGTTGCGTGACTTTATACTTGGTAAGTCGATTTTGTGGCCATTGAATGCTTCTTTGAGGTTCGTGCTTTTTTTTTCTGGTTTGTTGTTTGCTTTTTTGGGCTGACCAGAATCGACTCACCCCAATTTTTGGTCTGTCGAGTTGGCTGTTGGGCTCACTTTGTGCGCCCGTTATGCTCCCGCCGCCCGTTAGTAGCTTAGCCCATCCCGCTTGTGGAGATGGAGCGTCtctctcccccccctctctctctcttgctgtaTCCCAACTCTTCCCGAGTCATCCACTCTCTCAGTCGCTTCCCCTCCTCTCTCACTCTGCTTCTCATTGGTCATCTCTCCTCCTCGTGTGACGGCTAGGGTTGGTGGATTTCTTGCTCTCCCCCTTATTTATTCATAGATCCGAGTTAGTTGTGTGGATATTTGTCAGTTTATAAGTTCTTTTTTGTTGTTCTTGTGATAGTATAAGCTAGGGTTTGTGGATTTATTTCTCTCCTCCCCCTTATTTTTTCATATATCAGAGCTATTTCTTGTGGATATATGTCACTTCATGAGTTCCTTTTGCTGTTCTTGTGCAGGTTGGGTTCTTGGGGGTGCTTGGGTCAGGGTTCTTGTGCTCATCCGCAAGCGAATCTACTGTTCAAGTATTTCATCTGCTCATACTCTAGTCTCGGATATGTTTTCTGGTGTATGAGTTTTTACGATTAGGGTTATTCTTTAGTTATGGTTTTTTTTGTGTTCCCCTTTTTGATCCAATCTCCTACTTTGAGCATGTCCTCTTCATTTACGGTTAGGGTTATGCTTTGAGTAGTTTTGTTGTGGTTTTTAAGTTCATTTGCTCGTGACATGTGTTAGTTTAGTTGATTTATTGGTGGAGTGGATTTTTGCCAATTTAAATGAGAAGGCTTCGGTAGGCCCGTGTTATATATGGATTTGGTATAATTGATGTTTATGTAGCGATTTTTAGGATTTTTAATGTTAAATCTACTAGTTATATTGTTGAGTATTCTGTAAAGATCCCTTTTGTTTTATCTTAATCCATTTGAATTTGTGGCTACTTTGCAATTTTTGATGTTGTCATAGTTCTAGGTAGTGTACTATTTCTTAGGTTATGCTGGTTGTTATAGTTGttgttgttgggaaacatagtagaaaacaaaaaaaatcggcaTACGAACACCTAGGAACAATATAATGATGCATATACGGTTTGGATCAACGATCGTTAGCGACTCCGGAGTTGCAGCAGAtgtagacgagtcggtgtagatcatacttggagtccctcgaaccattgATGACGATCCTGTGAACCGCCCTCAAACGATCCCTCGAACGGAAGAccgactgtgacgcccccgattcaatcgtacactaatcatgcacgcaaacgtgtacgatcaagatcagggactcatgggaagatatcacaacacaactctaagacataaataagtcatacaagcatcataatacaagccaggggcctcgagggctcgaatacaagtgctcgatcatagacgagtcagcggaagcaacaatatctgagtacagacataagtaaacaagttgccttaagaaggctagcacaaactgggatacagatcgaaagaggcgcaggcctcctgcctgggatcctcctaactactcctggtcgtcgtcagcagcctgcacgtaatagtaggcgcctccagtgtagtagtcatcgtcaacgatggcatctggctcctgggctccaacgtctggttgcggcatccgagaagaagaggaaaacgggggaaaagagggagcaaagcaaccgtgagtactcatccaaagtactcgcaagcaaggagctacactacatatgcatgggtataagtgtaaggaggcaatatgagtggactgaactgcagaatgccagaataagagggggatagctagtcctatcgaagactagcttctggcagcctccgccttgcagcatgtagaagagagtagactgaagtcctccaagtagcatcgcatagcataatcttacccgacgatcccctcctcgttgccctgttagagagcgatcaccgggttgtatctggcacttggaagggtgtgttttattaagtatccggttctagttgtcataaggtcaaggtacaactccaagtcgtcctgttaccgaagatcacgtctattcgaatagattaacttccctgcaggggtgcaccacataacccaacacggtcgatcccatttggccggacacacttccctgggtcatgcccggcctcggaagatcaacacgtcgcagccccacctaggcacaacagagaggtcagcacgccgctctaaacctaagcgcacaggggtctgggcccatcgcccttagcacacctgcacgttgcgtacgcgaccggaagcagaactagcccccttaatacaagagcaggcttacgttccaatccggcgcgcgccgctcagttgctgacgtcaagaaggcttcggctgataccacgacgccgagtgcccataactgttcccgtgtagttggttagtgcgtataggacagtagccagactcagatcaaataccaagatcccgTTAAGCGTTATATTATGAAGCAAtcgcgaacgccgactagggccagacCCACATGtctcccaggtggtctcaacctgccttgtcgctccgccacaaagatccacacagagggccgtcgggacaaaggtcctttcagcccccaatccgtgaatcactcgcgggtactcctcgagccgacccgactttagtcaccatctgtagtatgtatatatgtatagtatatacccgtgatcacctcccgagtgatcacggcccaatagtatagcaaggcagactgacaagaatgtagggccaatgatgataaactagcatcctatactaagcatttaggattgcaggtaaggtatcaatgactgtagcaacaatgacaggctatacatcagaataggattaacggaaagcagtaacatgctacacttctctaatgcaagcagtatagagaagaatNNNNNNNNNNNNNNNNNNNNNNNNNNNNNNNNNNNNNNNNNNNNNNNNNNNNNNNNNNNNNNNNNNNNNNNNNNNNNNNNNNNNNNNNNNNNNNNNNNNNNNNNNNNNNNNNNNNNNNNNNNNNNNNNNNNNNNNNNNNNNNNNNNNNNNNNNNNNNNNNNNNNNNNNNNNNNNNNNNNNNNNNNNNNNNNNNNNNNNNNNNNNNNNNNNNNNNNNNNNNNNNNNNNNNNNNNNNNNNNNNNNNNNNNNNNNNNNNNNNNNNNNNNNNNNNNNNNNNNNNNNNNNNNNNNNNNNNNNNNNNNNNNNNNNNNNNNNNNNNNNNNNaagaaggaggggtcgtcaactccgtagtcgaactgggcagcagcagcgtcggtctcgtagtctaccggagagaagagggggaagaaacaatgaatacaatgcaaacagatgcatatcaatgcatgacatgacaagtaacgatgctaggtgtgcccaatcgcggtagtaggtgataccgacgaagggggaaaacatccggaaaagtattcccggtgttttacgttttcggacagatgaaccggagggggaatgttgcgAGTCCGATAGGTtatggatgtgtggcggacgaacgggcgtatccggattcgtctcgtcgttctgagcaactttcatgtagaaagtattttcatccgagatacggattaaaagatatgattttctaaagatttaaatcattttctgattttaattatttatctaaagccaacattatccagaacagtgtttgatgatgcaagcatgacatcagagtgatgtcagcaggtcaactggtcggttgaccagtcaaaccagacaggtgggtccactaggacccacatgtcatggacagggGCATTAATAgagttttaaaactaactaaataggctaattagtgggtggggcccggtagtcagtgagagattagtgtttaattaactaatttaattaattagcaaattatctatttatttttattcgtTTATGGCATGGGCCGcgcatgtcagtgccactgggctgcccagtcagcacgttgactgggtcaatccaGTTAACGGGCCCCCcatggcccactggcagtgacccaggggtggggcccgcccaGCCATGTTAGCGGACGGCGCCGGAATGACACCGGCGAGgcaaa
Above is a window of Triticum aestivum cultivar Chinese Spring chromosome 6B, IWGSC CS RefSeq v2.1, whole genome shotgun sequence DNA encoding:
- the LOC123137795 gene encoding B3 domain-containing protein Os02g0683500-like, translating into MEFTATSSRFSKGEEVEEEQEEASMREIPFMTAAAATSAAAPSASASASTLASASASASPYGSSPPFRSGDDAGASGSGGGGVAEAAEKEHMFDKVVTPSDVGKLNRLVIPKQYAEKYFPLDSAANEKGLLLNFEDSAGKPWRFRYSYWNSSQSYVMTKGWSRFVKEKRLDAGDTVSFSRGAGEAVRHRLFIDWKRRADTRDPLRLPRLPLPMPLTSHYSPWGLGAGGRGFFMPPSPPATLYEHRLRQGFDFRGMNPSYPTMGRQVILFGSAARMPLHTPAPLLVPRPPPPLHFTVQQQGSGAGVSAAGSPVVLDSVPVIESPTTATKKRVRLFGVNLDNPQHPGDGGGESSNYGSALPLQMPASAWRPRDHTLRLLEFPSHGAGAEASSPSSSSSSKREAHSGLDLDL